Proteins encoded within one genomic window of Amorphoplanes friuliensis DSM 7358:
- a CDS encoding NADP-dependent oxidoreductase: MKAIQFHEAGGPEVLQYEEVPVPELGPGEVLVRVHAAGINPPDWYLREGLKVMPAEMRPPLEFPLTPGTDMSGVVEAVAPDVAEFAVGDEVFGMLRFPGFDGRTYAEHVAAPASDLAHKPAGLDPVQAAGAPMAVLTAWQYLIDLGHDVPSPFTGQVHQPVPITPEMTVLVNGAAGGVGHFAVQLAKWKGAHVIAVASGRHEQFLRKLGADQFIDYTTTRAADVVSGVDLVIDTVGGPDSSRFLTVLKRGGTMLPVFFAQYDPEETERLGISVSNIQVRSNGPQLAEIGRLFDEGKLQTGVDSTYPLSEAAAAHTRAAQGHIQGKIVLTVTP, encoded by the coding sequence ATGAAGGCGATCCAGTTCCACGAAGCCGGCGGGCCGGAAGTTCTCCAGTACGAAGAGGTGCCGGTGCCCGAGCTCGGACCGGGCGAGGTCCTCGTCCGGGTGCACGCGGCGGGCATCAACCCGCCGGACTGGTACCTGCGCGAAGGTCTGAAGGTCATGCCGGCCGAGATGAGGCCGCCGCTGGAATTCCCCCTGACTCCCGGAACGGACATGTCAGGTGTGGTCGAGGCGGTAGCCCCGGACGTGGCGGAGTTCGCCGTCGGCGACGAGGTCTTCGGCATGCTGCGGTTCCCTGGCTTCGACGGCCGGACGTACGCCGAGCACGTGGCCGCACCGGCGTCGGACCTGGCTCACAAACCCGCCGGTCTCGACCCCGTACAGGCGGCCGGGGCACCGATGGCCGTGCTCACGGCCTGGCAGTACCTGATCGATCTCGGCCACGACGTGCCGTCCCCGTTCACCGGCCAGGTGCACCAGCCGGTGCCGATCACACCGGAGATGACCGTGCTGGTCAACGGCGCCGCCGGCGGAGTGGGCCACTTCGCGGTGCAACTGGCGAAGTGGAAGGGCGCGCACGTGATCGCGGTCGCCTCGGGCCGCCATGAGCAGTTCCTGCGCAAGCTCGGCGCCGACCAGTTCATCGACTACACCACAACACGCGCCGCGGACGTGGTCAGCGGGGTCGACCTCGTGATCGACACGGTCGGCGGCCCGGACAGCTCACGCTTCCTGACCGTACTCAAGCGCGGCGGCACGATGCTCCCGGTGTTCTTCGCCCAGTACGACCCGGAAGAGACCGAGCGTCTGGGCATCTCGGTCTCCAACATCCAGGTGCGATCCAACGGCCCCCAGCTCGCCGAGATCGGGCGCCTCTTCGACGAGGGCAAGCTCCAGACCGGGGTGGACAGCACCTACCCGCTCTCCGAGGCCGCCGCCGCACACACACGAGCCGCCCAGGGCCACATCCAGGGCAAGATCGTGCTGACGGTGACCCCATGA
- a CDS encoding sensor histidine kinase, which translates to MNLIEAVGPLPRPRWRALVLDGALAVALGLACFQAATDDSNFPEPVPPFGVLPHPPPPPMPAEPGSELGALLLVFVLCAPLILRRRYPLAVLWTIMVAAPLVLMTDSTIQPNIYPCVILAGLVAVYSAAAHSPYRLLVLATVPALAVLVTVLRQLTLLEVTRNYLPFVLLAPLVAAAGGHHVWRLRAGADRHRLAAETHAQEEALRDAVAGERARIARELHDVVTHHVSVMVIQAGAARAVLAAAPDESREALLAVESTGRSALTELRHVMGLLSDPAPDSPVDPQPGIESLPALVARMHDAGVAVQLTVLGGPVPVPSGIGLTAYRVVQEALTNMVRHAPGAAATVTVEYQPEALRIEVLNTEPILPAPPRTTGGRGLLGLRERLTIYGGTLRAEPRPAGYRVEALIPLEPA; encoded by the coding sequence GTGAACCTGATCGAGGCGGTGGGACCGCTGCCCCGGCCACGCTGGCGGGCCCTGGTGCTCGACGGCGCGCTGGCGGTCGCGCTCGGGCTCGCCTGCTTCCAGGCCGCGACGGACGACTCGAATTTCCCGGAGCCGGTGCCACCGTTCGGTGTGTTGCCGCACCCGCCGCCGCCACCGATGCCGGCCGAGCCCGGCTCGGAACTCGGGGCGTTGCTGCTCGTCTTCGTCCTGTGCGCCCCCCTGATCCTGCGCCGCCGCTACCCGCTCGCGGTCCTGTGGACGATCATGGTCGCCGCGCCGCTGGTCCTGATGACGGACAGCACCATCCAGCCGAACATCTACCCGTGCGTGATCCTGGCCGGCCTCGTCGCCGTCTACAGCGCCGCCGCCCACAGCCCGTACCGCCTGCTCGTGCTGGCGACGGTCCCGGCGCTCGCGGTGCTGGTCACCGTCCTGCGCCAGCTGACGCTGCTCGAGGTGACCCGGAACTACCTGCCGTTCGTGCTGCTGGCCCCGCTGGTCGCCGCCGCCGGCGGCCACCACGTGTGGCGCCTGCGCGCCGGCGCGGACCGCCACCGCCTCGCTGCCGAGACCCACGCCCAGGAGGAGGCCCTCCGCGACGCGGTTGCCGGGGAACGCGCCCGCATCGCCCGCGAGCTTCACGACGTCGTCACCCACCACGTCAGCGTCATGGTCATCCAGGCGGGCGCGGCCCGCGCGGTCCTCGCCGCCGCCCCGGACGAGTCCCGCGAGGCCCTGCTGGCCGTCGAATCCACCGGCCGGTCCGCTCTCACCGAGCTCCGCCACGTGATGGGCCTGCTCTCCGATCCGGCACCGGACAGCCCGGTGGACCCCCAACCCGGCATCGAAAGCCTTCCCGCCCTGGTGGCGCGCATGCATGACGCCGGCGTGGCGGTTCAGCTGACCGTCCTCGGCGGGCCGGTCCCGGTTCCGTCCGGCATCGGCCTGACCGCCTACCGCGTGGTCCAGGAAGCCCTGACCAACATGGTCCGCCACGCCCCCGGCGCCGCCGCCACGGTCACCGTCGAATATCAGCCGGAAGCCCTCCGCATCGAGGTCCTCAACACCGAGCCGATCCTCCCGGCCCCGCCCCGCACCACGGGCGGCCGCGGCCTCCTCGGCCTCCGCGAACGCCTGACGATCTACGGCGGCACCCTCCGTGCCGAGCCCCGCCCCGCCGGCTACCGCGTCGAAGCCCTCATCCCCCTGGAGCCGGCATGA
- a CDS encoding PH domain-containing protein, whose amino-acid sequence MDAARFSPTWQQALGRGLYLGVLTAVVALLVTVVALSLTPSAPPHWAWPLLAFGPPLAGVLVGALVRPRVGTRVDARGIRTVTPFGEGVEPWSEVVDLRAERRGARTVVSVYLESGASVQLSAPYSGELFASDPQFELKMFALSHLWRSHRFGGVPS is encoded by the coding sequence ATGGACGCAGCGCGATTCAGCCCCACCTGGCAGCAGGCCCTCGGCCGCGGTTTGTACCTCGGCGTTCTCACCGCGGTGGTGGCGCTGCTCGTCACCGTGGTGGCGCTGAGTCTGACGCCGTCCGCACCACCGCACTGGGCCTGGCCGCTGCTCGCCTTCGGACCACCCCTCGCCGGTGTGCTCGTCGGCGCCCTCGTGCGTCCCCGGGTCGGTACGCGTGTCGACGCCCGCGGCATCCGTACGGTGACGCCCTTCGGTGAGGGTGTCGAGCCGTGGAGTGAGGTCGTGGACCTGCGCGCCGAACGCCGGGGCGCCCGCACGGTGGTCTCCGTCTACCTCGAGTCGGGCGCGAGTGTGCAGCTCAGCGCTCCGTACAGTGGGGAACTTTTTGCCTCGGACCCGCAGTTCGAGCTCAAGATGTTCGCTCTGTCGCACTTGTGGCGGAGTCATCGCTTCGGTGGCGTTCCGAGCTGA
- the ligD gene encoding non-homologous end-joining DNA ligase, which yields MAPSAKSPAVELEIAGHPVRLSSPDKVVFPGPGYTKRDVFEYYLAVGDGIMRALSRRPTTLQRFPDGIDGEMFFQKRIGARGVPPWITTETITFPSGRTADELCPADLAHVAWAAQMGTVVFHPWPVRAGAADNPDELRIDLDPQPGTDFGDVVATAGVVREVLNDLGWTGYPKTSGGRGVHVYVRIAADHSFVDVRRAAIALAREVERRNPTHITTAWWKEERGEKVFLDYNQMARDRTIACAYSLRANARATVSTPVTWDELTSVEPDDFDLRTVPPRFAAIGDPHAAIDDVAYDLAPLLEWSDRDAAGGLGDLPYPPDHPKMPGEPKRVQPSKDRDRKK from the coding sequence ATGGCCCCATCTGCCAAGTCACCCGCCGTCGAGCTCGAGATCGCCGGTCATCCGGTACGCCTGAGCAGCCCCGACAAGGTCGTCTTCCCCGGCCCCGGATACACGAAGCGGGACGTCTTCGAGTACTACCTCGCGGTCGGCGACGGCATCATGCGGGCCCTCTCCCGCCGCCCCACGACCCTCCAGCGCTTCCCCGACGGCATCGACGGGGAAATGTTCTTCCAGAAACGCATCGGCGCCCGCGGCGTCCCACCGTGGATCACCACCGAGACCATCACCTTTCCGAGCGGCCGCACCGCCGACGAGTTGTGCCCCGCCGACCTGGCCCACGTGGCCTGGGCCGCCCAGATGGGCACAGTGGTCTTCCACCCGTGGCCCGTCCGCGCCGGCGCCGCCGACAACCCCGACGAACTCCGCATCGACCTCGACCCCCAGCCGGGCACCGATTTCGGCGACGTGGTGGCGACCGCGGGAGTGGTCCGAGAGGTCCTGAACGACCTGGGCTGGACCGGCTACCCGAAAACCTCCGGCGGCCGCGGCGTCCACGTCTACGTCCGCATCGCCGCGGACCACTCGTTCGTCGACGTCCGCCGCGCCGCGATCGCGCTGGCCCGCGAGGTCGAACGCCGCAACCCCACCCACATCACCACGGCGTGGTGGAAGGAGGAGCGCGGCGAAAAGGTCTTCCTGGACTACAACCAGATGGCGCGCGACCGGACGATCGCTTGTGCGTACTCCCTGCGTGCCAACGCCCGCGCGACCGTCTCCACGCCGGTGACCTGGGACGAGCTCACTTCGGTCGAGCCGGACGATTTTGACCTGCGTACCGTCCCGCCCCGCTTCGCCGCCATCGGTGATCCGCACGCGGCCATCGACGACGTGGCCTACGACTTGGCGCCGCTGCTGGAATGGTCCGATCGCGACGCTGCCGGCGGGCTGGGCGATCTGCCCTATCCGCCGGACCACCCCAAGATGCCGGGGGAGCCGAAGCGGGTGCAGCCTTCCAAGGACCGCGACCGCAAGAAGTGA
- a CDS encoding LysR family transcriptional regulator translates to MNDLGQDLDLRLVRYFTAVAAHQHFGRAAADLHVAQPALSRQIQRLEKHLGARLLDRVPQGTRLTPAGQAFLPRAQALLQAARQAELAVRDQAGTERITIGYVEDLVITAAVRELRRRHPHAEITTRHLSCRDVGALSDRHVDALIGRAPLPLAADEVLTTPLYEEPRMLVVPRGHPWAGRASVTSEELAGEQAAPCAFETADWTSYQLLGPAVPPAESYEDKLELVASGRAIAVLPAGDLRSSLRPDLVTVPIEGAPASRVVVVSRKRDPNPMIRSFRSAAKASLAPGQGSGVVGVTRPVS, encoded by the coding sequence GTGAACGATCTCGGGCAGGACCTGGATCTGCGGCTGGTGCGCTACTTCACGGCGGTCGCGGCGCACCAGCACTTCGGCCGGGCCGCCGCCGACCTGCACGTCGCCCAGCCGGCGCTGAGCCGCCAGATCCAGCGGCTCGAGAAACATCTCGGCGCACGACTGCTGGACCGCGTGCCCCAGGGCACCCGGCTCACTCCGGCCGGCCAGGCGTTCCTTCCCCGGGCCCAGGCCCTGCTGCAGGCTGCCCGGCAGGCCGAGCTGGCCGTGCGCGACCAGGCCGGGACCGAGCGGATCACCATCGGCTACGTCGAGGACCTCGTGATCACCGCCGCGGTCCGGGAACTGCGCCGCCGCCACCCGCACGCCGAGATCACCACCCGGCACCTGAGCTGCCGAGACGTGGGAGCACTGTCCGACAGGCACGTCGACGCCCTGATCGGGCGGGCCCCGCTGCCGCTGGCCGCCGATGAGGTGCTCACCACCCCGCTGTACGAGGAGCCCCGGATGCTCGTGGTCCCGCGCGGTCATCCCTGGGCCGGCCGTGCGTCGGTGACCTCGGAGGAACTGGCCGGAGAGCAGGCGGCACCCTGCGCTTTCGAGACCGCGGACTGGACCTCCTACCAGCTGCTCGGGCCCGCTGTGCCGCCGGCGGAGAGCTACGAGGACAAGCTCGAGCTGGTCGCGAGCGGCCGGGCGATCGCCGTGCTACCGGCCGGTGATCTGCGCAGTTCCCTGCGTCCCGACCTGGTCACCGTCCCGATCGAAGGTGCTCCCGCGAGCCGGGTCGTCGTGGTCAGCCGCAAGCGCGACCCGAATCCGATGATCAGGAGTTTCCGGTCGGCGGCCAAGGCCTCCCTGGCACCCGGTCAGGGGTCTGGGGTGGTCGGGGTGACCAGGCCTGTCTCGTAG
- a CDS encoding nuclear transport factor 2 family protein gives MIAELQQAVATYAHALDELDVPALEAILTEDTTWTFTVPGQGVLGPVTGRTAVLAFVREGHAAQTGKVRHHLSNVVVKTSNPDNAQVRAYLMQTRNTGETVQVISTGAYTFELRRSATGWQIADLTLALDNLPLP, from the coding sequence ATGATCGCCGAACTGCAGCAGGCGGTGGCGACCTACGCCCACGCCCTGGACGAGCTCGACGTGCCCGCCCTGGAAGCGATCCTGACCGAGGACACCACCTGGACCTTCACGGTGCCCGGCCAAGGAGTGCTCGGCCCTGTCACCGGCCGCACGGCGGTGCTCGCCTTCGTCCGCGAAGGGCACGCAGCCCAGACCGGAAAGGTCCGGCACCACCTGAGCAACGTCGTGGTCAAGACATCAAACCCCGACAACGCCCAGGTACGCGCCTACCTGATGCAAACGCGGAACACCGGCGAGACCGTGCAGGTGATCTCGACCGGCGCCTACACATTCGAACTGCGCCGATCCGCCACCGGATGGCAGATCGCCGACCTCACCCTGGCCCTGGACAACCTCCCGCTGCCGTGA
- the msrB gene encoding peptide-methionine (R)-S-oxide reductase MsrB: MATDKTTLPTTEEEWRVRLSPDEFRVLRQGATEPAWRGEYVDTKTEGTYECRACGAALYPSDTKFDSHCGWPSFDDAIPGAIKEIEDRSLGMVRTEIQCARCGSHLGHVFKGEMMTAKNTRHCVNSLSIKLDPK; encoded by the coding sequence ATGGCAACCGACAAGACCACCCTGCCCACCACCGAAGAAGAGTGGCGGGTCCGCCTGAGCCCCGACGAGTTCCGGGTGCTGCGCCAGGGCGCCACCGAGCCGGCCTGGCGCGGCGAGTACGTCGACACCAAGACCGAGGGCACGTACGAGTGCCGCGCCTGTGGTGCCGCGCTCTACCCCAGTGACACGAAGTTCGACTCGCACTGCGGCTGGCCGTCGTTCGACGACGCCATCCCGGGAGCGATCAAGGAGATCGAGGACCGCAGCCTCGGCATGGTCCGCACCGAGATCCAGTGCGCCCGGTGCGGCAGCCACCTCGGCCACGTCTTCAAGGGCGAGATGATGACGGCGAAGAACACGCGGCACTGCGTGAACAGCCTGTCGATCAAGCTCGACCCGAAGTGA
- a CDS encoding response regulator produces the protein MTVRVVVADDQSLVRTGFRMILTAGGVDVVAEAATGAEAIDAVRRTRPDVVLMDVRMPELDGLEATRRILTGAAAAPRIIILTTFDLDQYVYAALAAGASGFLLKDVTPEHLVAAVLMVQNGDALLAPAITRRLVQRFARRDPETATLHRDLATLTPRETEVLRLLARGLSNAELAATLHLSEATVKTHVARILAKLNLRDRVQAVVVAYETGLVTPTTPDP, from the coding sequence ATGACCGTCCGCGTTGTTGTCGCCGACGACCAGTCCCTGGTCCGCACCGGGTTCCGCATGATCCTCACCGCCGGCGGCGTCGACGTCGTCGCCGAGGCCGCCACCGGCGCCGAAGCCATCGACGCGGTCCGCCGCACCCGCCCCGACGTTGTGCTCATGGACGTCCGCATGCCCGAGCTCGACGGCCTGGAAGCGACCCGCCGCATCCTCACGGGAGCGGCAGCGGCCCCCCGCATCATCATCCTGACCACCTTCGACCTGGACCAGTACGTCTACGCCGCCCTCGCCGCCGGTGCCAGCGGCTTCCTCCTCAAGGACGTCACCCCGGAACACCTGGTCGCCGCCGTCCTCATGGTCCAGAACGGCGACGCCCTCCTGGCCCCGGCCATCACCCGCCGCCTGGTCCAGCGCTTCGCCCGCCGCGACCCGGAAACAGCGACTCTGCACCGCGACCTGGCCACGCTCACGCCCCGCGAAACCGAGGTCCTCCGCCTGCTGGCCCGAGGCCTCAGCAACGCCGAACTGGCCGCGACCCTCCACCTCTCCGAAGCCACCGTGAAAACCCACGTGGCCCGCATCCTGGCCAAACTCAACCTCCGCGACCGCGTCCAGGCCGTGGTCGTGGCCTACGAGACAGGCCTGGTCACCCCGACCACCCCAGACCCCTGA
- a CDS encoding ABC transporter ATP-binding protein, translated as MTDPVIELRGVTRRYDEGPPALHDVSLTVAAGESVAVLGPSGSGKSTLLNLVAGLDRPSEGTVTVAGTRVETLGEAASARFRRAHVGLVFQFFNLLDDLTVLENVLLPAHLAGAPKRGARENATRLLDSLGIARHADAYPGRLSGGERQRVAVARSLINRPALLLADEPTGALDTASGEEVRRLLTDLHAGGQTIVLVTHDLRLAQACATRTIGMRDGRVESDR; from the coding sequence ATGACCGACCCGGTTATCGAACTACGCGGGGTGACACGCCGCTACGACGAGGGGCCGCCAGCGCTGCACGACGTGTCGCTGACCGTGGCGGCGGGCGAGTCCGTGGCCGTGCTCGGGCCGTCCGGCAGCGGCAAGTCGACGCTGCTCAACCTGGTCGCCGGTCTGGACCGGCCGAGCGAGGGCACGGTCACCGTCGCCGGTACGCGGGTGGAGACGCTCGGCGAGGCGGCCTCGGCCCGCTTCCGCCGGGCGCACGTGGGGCTGGTCTTCCAGTTCTTCAACCTGCTCGACGACCTCACCGTGCTGGAGAACGTGCTGCTGCCCGCTCACCTCGCCGGCGCCCCGAAGCGTGGTGCCCGGGAGAACGCGACCCGGCTGCTGGACTCCCTCGGGATCGCCCGGCACGCGGACGCGTACCCGGGGAGGTTGTCGGGTGGTGAACGGCAGCGGGTCGCCGTCGCAAGGTCTCTGATCAACCGGCCGGCGTTGCTGCTGGCCGACGAGCCGACGGGTGCGCTGGACACGGCGTCCGGTGAGGAGGTGCGGCGGCTGCTCACCGATCTGCACGCCGGTGGCCAGACGATCGTGCTCGTCACCCACGATCTGCGGCTGGCGCAGGCGTGCGCGACGCGGACGATCGGCATGCGTGACGGTCGTGTGGAGTCCGACCGATGA
- a CDS encoding LPXTG cell wall anchor domain-containing protein, which yields MSLTRRLAAGIPAAGVTVLAALALSGSPAAATGDESAARAKQPAVMATPCSEVPRGEKCDYAYGDDDEAPGDTATDDVTDTPTRGGPGYGGESPTPSPSVTPTTPTASVDTVPPGGESPAVTPSASTPGGVSAGGTLPLTGAPMGITMGIGGLMVAAGAAAILITRRRRSA from the coding sequence ATGAGTTTGACGCGCCGGTTGGCCGCTGGAATTCCCGCGGCCGGCGTCACCGTCCTCGCCGCACTGGCCCTCTCGGGGTCCCCTGCCGCTGCGACGGGCGACGAGTCCGCCGCCCGCGCCAAGCAGCCCGCTGTGATGGCAACGCCGTGTTCGGAGGTGCCGCGCGGCGAGAAGTGCGACTACGCGTACGGCGACGACGACGAGGCTCCTGGCGACACCGCCACGGACGATGTGACCGACACCCCGACCCGCGGTGGGCCCGGCTACGGCGGCGAGAGCCCCACGCCGTCCCCGTCGGTGACCCCGACAACGCCGACCGCCAGCGTCGACACCGTGCCGCCGGGCGGCGAGAGCCCGGCGGTCACCCCGTCGGCCAGCACCCCGGGCGGCGTCAGCGCGGGCGGCACCCTCCCGCTGACCGGTGCCCCGATGGGCATCACCATGGGAATCGGTGGCCTCATGGTCGCCGCCGGTGCGGCTGCCATCCTCATCACCCGGCGTCGTCGCAGCGCCTGA